The Streptomyces nitrosporeus genome includes a window with the following:
- a CDS encoding ABC transporter permease, translating into MSGGGAATPEEPDARDARDARDAVEGARGVPDGGPGAAGDAETPAHAGDAETTAHAGDADSPAHAGDAGTPAHADDARPRSGGTHGAHGKPPTPAQRWQGFKESPYFPAVVLTLILAAAAGLFAGSYTYAMANPTPHRIPAAVVEGPRTPYAQQFLAGMEKALHASLELHRYPDQARARQAVEEQKVFVILRSAGDGVVMEVASASGATVAQLLAETGVKVADTIGVRLTVTDIKPQQKGDPRGLALFYISLAAVIIGFVGAIQLSVNARSLLPLERILFTLGYALLGGFSIAAVVDWGLGAVDLPFVQSWLILAFTMFTSGMVFTMFNTLMGRWAMIPTWGVMVLLGNPSSGGAVSWPLLPSLLGHVGRWLPPGASVNAQHTAVYYQGHQYLFPYLVLAGWSLVSCTVFWVWRHRHPGGRDRTPGHAAPQQAP; encoded by the coding sequence GTGAGCGGCGGCGGCGCGGCCACACCGGAGGAACCGGACGCACGGGACGCACGGGATGCACGGGACGCCGTGGAGGGCGCGCGCGGCGTTCCGGACGGCGGGCCGGGCGCCGCCGGTGATGCGGAGACTCCTGCGCACGCCGGTGACGCGGAGACCACCGCGCACGCAGGTGATGCGGACAGTCCTGCGCACGCCGGTGATGCGGGCACCCCCGCGCACGCTGATGACGCGCGCCCCCGGTCGGGCGGTACGCACGGTGCCCACGGGAAGCCGCCTACCCCGGCACAGAGGTGGCAGGGGTTCAAGGAGTCCCCCTACTTCCCGGCGGTCGTCCTGACCCTGATCCTCGCCGCCGCCGCCGGACTCTTCGCGGGTTCCTACACCTACGCCATGGCCAACCCCACCCCGCACCGGATCCCGGCAGCGGTCGTCGAAGGGCCCCGGACGCCCTACGCCCAGCAGTTCCTCGCCGGGATGGAGAAGGCGCTCCACGCCTCCCTCGAACTGCACCGCTACCCCGACCAGGCGCGGGCCCGCCAGGCGGTGGAGGAGCAGAAGGTCTTCGTGATCCTGCGGAGCGCCGGGGACGGCGTGGTGATGGAGGTCGCCTCCGCCTCCGGCGCCACCGTCGCGCAACTGCTGGCCGAGACCGGTGTCAAAGTCGCCGACACCATCGGCGTGCGCCTCACCGTCACCGACATCAAGCCCCAGCAGAAGGGCGATCCGCGCGGCCTCGCCCTGTTCTACATCTCCCTGGCCGCCGTCATCATCGGATTCGTCGGGGCGATCCAGCTCAGCGTGAACGCCCGCTCCCTGCTCCCGCTGGAGCGGATCCTGTTCACCCTGGGCTACGCGCTGCTGGGCGGCTTCTCCATCGCCGCCGTCGTGGACTGGGGGCTCGGGGCGGTCGACCTGCCGTTCGTCCAGTCCTGGCTGATCCTCGCGTTCACCATGTTCACCTCGGGCATGGTCTTCACCATGTTCAACACCCTCATGGGGCGCTGGGCGATGATCCCGACCTGGGGCGTGATGGTGCTGCTCGGCAACCCGTCCTCGGGCGGCGCGGTGTCCTGGCCGCTGCTGCCGTCGCTCCTCGGGCACGTCGGGCGCTGGCTGCCCCCCGGGGCCTCGGTCAACGCCCAGCACACGGCGGTCTACTACCAGGGCCACCAGTACCTCTTCCCCTACCTGGTGCTGGCCGGCTGGTCGCTGGTGTCGTGCACGGTGTTCTGGGTGTGGCGGCACCGGCACCCGGGAGGCCGCGACCGCACGCCGGGGCACGCGGCCCCGCAACAGGCCCCGTAA
- the ligD gene encoding non-homologous end-joining DNA ligase — MELEADGRAVRLSNPDKVYFPEKGYTKRDVAEYFLSVGPGILRVLRERPTTLQRFVDGVEGESFYQKRAPKNLPDWTPTARIEFPSGRHADEMCPTELGAVLWAANLGTLTFHPWPVRRADTEHPDELRIDLDPQPGTDYADAVRAAHGLRSVLEDHGLRGWPKTSGGRGIHVFVPLVPEWTFTQVRRAAIALGRELERRMPKGVTTAWWKEERGERIFVDYNQTARDRTIASAYSVRPFPHAPVSAPLRWDEIDDAEPRDFDIRTMPGRYAGLGDAHADMDDHAFRLDQALELAERDEEERGLGDLPYPPDHPKMPGEPKRVQPSRARRDEGDDGDGGGK; from the coding sequence GTGGAACTGGAAGCGGACGGGCGGGCCGTCAGGCTGTCGAATCCGGACAAGGTGTACTTCCCGGAGAAGGGCTACACGAAGAGGGACGTGGCCGAGTACTTCCTGTCGGTGGGGCCCGGGATCCTCCGCGTCCTCCGGGAACGGCCGACCACCCTCCAGCGTTTCGTCGACGGGGTCGAGGGCGAGTCCTTCTACCAGAAGCGCGCCCCGAAGAACCTCCCCGACTGGACGCCGACCGCCCGCATCGAGTTCCCCAGCGGCCGGCACGCCGACGAGATGTGCCCCACCGAACTCGGCGCGGTCCTCTGGGCCGCCAACCTCGGCACCCTCACCTTCCACCCCTGGCCGGTCCGCAGGGCCGACACCGAACACCCCGACGAACTGCGCATCGACCTCGACCCGCAGCCCGGCACCGACTACGCCGACGCGGTACGCGCCGCCCACGGGCTGCGCTCCGTGCTGGAGGACCACGGGCTGCGCGGCTGGCCCAAGACCTCCGGCGGGCGCGGCATCCACGTCTTCGTACCCCTGGTGCCCGAGTGGACCTTCACCCAGGTGCGCCGTGCCGCGATCGCTCTCGGCCGGGAGCTGGAGCGCCGGATGCCGAAGGGGGTGACCACCGCGTGGTGGAAGGAGGAACGCGGCGAGCGGATCTTCGTGGACTACAACCAGACGGCCCGCGACCGCACCATCGCCTCCGCCTACTCCGTACGCCCCTTCCCGCACGCCCCCGTGTCGGCACCGCTGCGCTGGGACGAGATCGACGACGCCGAACCCCGCGACTTCGACATCCGCACCATGCCCGGCCGGTACGCCGGACTCGGCGACGCGCACGCCGACATGGACGACCACGCCTTCCGGCTCGACCAGGCCCTGGAACTGGCGGAGCGGGACGAGGAGGAGCGCGGTCTCGGGGACCTGCCCTACCCGCCCGACCATCCCAAGATGCCCGGCGAGCCGAAACGGGTCCAGCCCAGCCGCGCCCGGCGCGACGAGGGCGACGACGGTGACGGGGGCGGGAAGTGA
- a CDS encoding DUF6879 family protein, producing the protein MASQSLSSFTELIRSADRSAVHLEMRDVYAIPNEDERFAAWRNGHRLTPDDRASWWRPWLDVVQEVTAKGVRLRRARIVSEPPSEYIRYEHSFTFTNIAAGEEIRWLPRRLASSLPLPGNDFWLFDGRLVQFNVSDGDGRWVHTDQTDDQGTAGFCADAFEAVWDLATPHDKYTV; encoded by the coding sequence ATGGCATCGCAGAGCCTGAGCAGCTTCACCGAATTGATCCGGTCGGCTGATCGGTCCGCCGTTCATCTGGAGATGCGCGACGTGTACGCCATCCCCAACGAGGACGAACGCTTTGCGGCGTGGCGGAACGGACACCGGCTCACCCCGGACGACCGTGCGTCGTGGTGGCGGCCCTGGCTGGATGTGGTGCAGGAGGTCACGGCGAAGGGTGTCCGGCTGCGCCGAGCCCGGATCGTGAGCGAGCCGCCCAGCGAGTACATCCGCTATGAGCACTCGTTCACCTTCACCAACATCGCAGCGGGCGAGGAAATCCGTTGGCTGCCCCGCCGGTTGGCGTCGAGCCTCCCGCTGCCCGGAAACGACTTCTGGTTGTTTGACGGCCGACTCGTCCAGTTCAACGTGTCCGACGGTGACGGGCGTTGGGTCCACACCGACCAGACCGATGATCAAGGGACGGCCGGATTCTGTGCCGACGCCTTCGAGGCCGTCTGGGACCTCGCCACGCCGCACGACAAGTACACCGTCTGA
- a CDS encoding helix-turn-helix domain-containing protein, with amino-acid sequence MPTSPLSSAQAARAAIAAQLDGIRRDAGLTGHELAVRCGWHKSKASRIARAKTAPSDADIRAWCEACGAGERAPDLIAASRTAESMYVHWRQIHRDGMRRVHEKTVPLYERTGRFRVYASNVVPGMLQTADYATGLLRSITAFQGTPDDVADAVQARLNRSRVVYEGNHRFALLLEEAVLYYRVCDGPELAAQLRHLQGVMARPNVSLGIIPFTARRTVWPLEAFYAFDDAQVAVETLTAEVNITAPSEVHTYLRAFAELSRTAVYGAGARGCLTKALNCALA; translated from the coding sequence ATGCCCACGTCACCACTCTCCTCCGCTCAGGCTGCCCGCGCCGCCATCGCTGCCCAACTGGACGGCATACGGCGGGATGCCGGGCTCACCGGACATGAACTGGCCGTGCGGTGCGGGTGGCACAAGTCGAAGGCCTCTCGCATCGCACGGGCCAAGACGGCCCCCTCGGACGCCGACATAAGGGCCTGGTGCGAGGCGTGCGGGGCCGGGGAGCGCGCTCCGGACCTGATCGCCGCGTCCCGTACCGCCGAGTCCATGTACGTCCATTGGCGGCAGATCCACCGGGACGGGATGCGGAGGGTCCACGAGAAGACCGTCCCGCTGTACGAGCGAACGGGCCGCTTCCGCGTGTACGCCTCCAACGTGGTGCCCGGAATGCTCCAGACCGCCGACTACGCGACAGGGCTCCTGCGGTCCATCACGGCCTTCCAGGGCACCCCTGACGACGTGGCCGACGCCGTACAGGCCCGGCTCAACCGGTCCCGAGTCGTCTACGAAGGCAACCACCGGTTCGCCCTGCTGCTCGAAGAGGCCGTTCTTTACTACCGGGTGTGCGACGGACCCGAGCTGGCCGCTCAACTACGCCATCTGCAAGGGGTGATGGCCCGGCCGAACGTCTCGCTGGGGATCATCCCGTTCACGGCCCGGCGTACGGTCTGGCCGCTCGAAGCGTTCTACGCGTTCGATGACGCCCAGGTGGCCGTGGAAACCCTGACGGCGGAGGTCAACATCACGGCACCGAGCGAAGTTCACACATACCTAAGGGCGTTCGCGGAGCTGTCCCGGACGGCCGTATACGGAGCAGGTGCTCGGGGTTGCCTCACCAAAGCCCTCAATTGCGCTCTTGCGTAG
- a CDS encoding ATP-dependent DNA ligase — protein sequence MDLPVMPPVKPMLAKSVSAIPPGMQYEAKWDGFRAVVHRDGDEVVLGSRSGKPLTRYFPEVVDAVRENLPPRCVVDGEIVLAHEGRLDFDRLSERIHPAASRIRLLAGRTPASLVVFDLLALGGTSLTGRPLTERRKSLAGVMADASAPVHLAPATTDPALAREWFERYEGAGLDGVVAKPPDLPYRPGERVMYKIKHERTADCVVAGYRFHKSGPVVGSLLLGLYDDGGVLQHVGVCAAFPMKRRAELARELEPLRVDPAGHPWADWARESAHEDARLPGAPNRWSGGKDKSWVAIRPERVCEVAYDHMEGDRFRHTARFRRWRPDRTASSCAYAQLVEAVRYDLSEVFGAR from the coding sequence ATGGATCTGCCGGTGATGCCTCCCGTGAAACCGATGCTCGCCAAGTCCGTGTCCGCGATTCCGCCCGGTATGCAGTACGAGGCGAAGTGGGACGGCTTCCGGGCGGTCGTCCACCGGGACGGTGACGAGGTGGTGCTGGGCAGCAGGAGCGGCAAGCCTCTCACCCGCTACTTCCCCGAGGTCGTCGACGCGGTGCGGGAGAACCTGCCGCCGCGCTGCGTGGTCGACGGGGAGATCGTGCTGGCACACGAGGGGCGGCTGGATTTCGACCGGCTGAGCGAGCGCATCCATCCGGCCGCCTCCCGGATCCGGCTGCTGGCCGGGCGGACCCCCGCGTCACTGGTCGTCTTCGACCTCCTCGCCCTGGGGGGCACCTCGCTGACCGGCCGGCCGCTGACGGAGCGCCGGAAGTCCCTGGCCGGGGTGATGGCGGACGCCTCCGCACCGGTCCACCTGGCCCCCGCGACGACGGACCCGGCACTGGCGCGGGAGTGGTTCGAGCGGTACGAGGGGGCGGGCCTGGACGGTGTGGTGGCGAAGCCGCCGGACCTGCCCTACCGGCCCGGCGAGCGGGTGATGTACAAGATCAAGCACGAGCGGACCGCGGACTGCGTCGTGGCGGGCTACCGCTTCCACAAGAGCGGCCCGGTGGTCGGTTCACTGCTGCTGGGGCTGTACGACGACGGGGGCGTGCTCCAGCACGTCGGGGTGTGCGCCGCGTTCCCGATGAAGCGGCGCGCCGAACTGGCCCGGGAACTGGAGCCCTTGCGTGTCGACCCGGCCGGCCATCCGTGGGCGGACTGGGCCCGGGAGTCGGCGCACGAGGACGCGCGGCTGCCGGGCGCGCCGAACAGGTGGTCGGGCGGGAAGGACAAGTCCTGGGTGGCGATCCGGCCGGAGCGGGTCTGCGAGGTGGCGTACGACCACATGGAGGGCGACCGTTTCCGCCACACCGCGCGGTTCCGGCGGTGGCGGCCGGACCGCACCGCTTCGAGCTGTGCTTACGCGCAGCTGGTGGAAGCGGTGCGGTACGACCTCTCCGAGGTGTTCGGCGCCCGCTGA
- a CDS encoding lytic transglycosylase domain-containing protein: MRFNGNVRRGIGGTVTAVAAMVALTASQAPGPAGGDTADDMRNAADDVVWTEVPNDDSYHTELPPLTSPEPPPPGKRTAPAATRSWAEAGIPATVLAAYRSAASSLGRTDPGCRLPWQLLAAIGKVESGHAGGGRVDASGTTLTPILGPVLDGRGFALIQDTDGGAYDGDATHDRAVGPMQFIPSTWAHWGRDANGDGREDPNNIADAALAAGHYLCAGTRDLSVGADLDRAVLSYNHSDTYLRTVLSWLEFYRKGTHPVADGEGPVPRSPGAGGAIVPKAPVGGPGSPGGPAAGGGKGDGGKGDGGGIVIGPQPSGPPGPSTPPSPSAPGSPGPDGPGTPTDPGPSPEPTGPGTTEPTDPGTPEPTGPGTTPDPGPGTTEPTPDPTTDPTAGPTTTPGPGSTADPCPSPETGPADGPADGTCPTQDPAAAG; encoded by the coding sequence ATGAGGTTCAACGGAAACGTCCGGCGCGGGATCGGCGGAACCGTCACCGCGGTCGCCGCCATGGTGGCGCTCACCGCGTCCCAGGCCCCCGGGCCGGCCGGCGGCGACACGGCCGACGACATGAGGAACGCGGCGGACGACGTCGTGTGGACCGAGGTGCCCAACGACGACAGCTACCACACCGAACTGCCGCCCCTCACCTCCCCCGAGCCTCCCCCACCCGGGAAGAGGACCGCCCCGGCCGCCACCCGGTCCTGGGCCGAGGCCGGCATCCCCGCCACCGTCCTGGCCGCCTACCGTTCGGCGGCCTCCTCCCTCGGCCGCACCGACCCCGGCTGCCGGCTGCCCTGGCAACTGCTCGCGGCGATCGGCAAGGTGGAGTCCGGCCACGCCGGCGGCGGCCGCGTCGACGCGAGCGGGACGACGCTCACCCCCATCCTCGGGCCGGTCCTCGACGGCCGGGGATTCGCACTGATCCAGGACACCGACGGCGGGGCCTACGACGGTGACGCCACCCACGACCGGGCGGTCGGGCCCATGCAGTTCATCCCCTCCACCTGGGCGCACTGGGGAAGGGACGCCAACGGCGACGGCCGTGAGGACCCGAACAACATCGCCGACGCGGCCCTCGCCGCCGGCCACTACCTCTGCGCGGGCACCCGCGACCTGTCCGTGGGCGCGGACCTGGACCGGGCGGTCCTGAGCTACAACCACTCGGACACCTATCTGCGTACGGTCCTGTCCTGGCTGGAGTTCTACCGCAAGGGCACCCACCCGGTCGCCGACGGCGAGGGCCCCGTCCCCCGCAGCCCCGGCGCCGGGGGAGCCATCGTGCCGAAGGCCCCGGTGGGCGGCCCCGGCAGCCCCGGCGGCCCGGCGGCCGGAGGCGGCAAGGGCGACGGCGGCAAGGGCGACGGCGGAGGCATCGTCATCGGCCCCCAGCCCAGCGGCCCGCCCGGCCCGTCCACCCCGCCGTCCCCCTCGGCCCCGGGCAGTCCCGGCCCGGACGGGCCGGGGACCCCCACGGACCCCGGCCCGAGCCCCGAACCCACCGGCCCCGGCACCACCGAGCCGACCGATCCCGGCACCCCGGAACCGACCGGTCCCGGCACCACACCCGACCCGGGCCCCGGCACCACCGAGCCGACGCCGGACCCGACCACCGACCCCACGGCCGGCCCGACCACGACCCCCGGCCCGGGGTCCACCGCGGACCCCTGCCCCTCACCGGAGACCGGCCCGGCCGACGGGCCCGCCGACGGCACCTGCCCGACCCAGGACCCGGCGGCGGCCGGCTGA
- a CDS encoding nuclear transport factor 2 family protein, which yields MAAAIVLAVAAAGAAGWGGWSHYDAAHDDAAAYAEARDDALAAGEQAVQNMNTLDHAQLEKGLDSWEDSTTGDLHRQLVDGRDAFVEQIRTARTVSTAEVLSGAVTELDDRAGKAGVMVALRVTVTAPEGEPAVKESRMLGQLTRTSQGWKLSALGQAPVGNTAG from the coding sequence GTGGCAGCGGCGATCGTGCTGGCGGTCGCGGCGGCGGGCGCGGCCGGCTGGGGCGGCTGGTCCCACTACGACGCGGCCCATGACGACGCGGCGGCCTACGCCGAGGCCCGCGACGACGCGCTGGCGGCGGGGGAGCAGGCCGTGCAGAACATGAACACCCTCGACCACGCGCAGCTGGAGAAGGGGCTCGACAGCTGGGAGGACTCCACCACCGGCGACCTGCACCGCCAACTCGTCGACGGGCGGGACGCGTTCGTCGAGCAGATCCGGACCGCCAGGACCGTCAGCACCGCCGAGGTGCTGTCCGGTGCGGTGACCGAGCTGGACGACCGGGCCGGCAAGGCGGGGGTGATGGTGGCGCTGCGGGTCACGGTGACCGCGCCGGAGGGCGAACCGGCGGTGAAGGAGAGCCGGATGCTGGGGCAGCTCACCCGGACCTCACAGGGCTGGAAGCTCAGCGCCCTCGGCCAGGCACCCGTCGGCAACACGGCCGGCTGA